A genome region from Anaerolineae bacterium includes the following:
- the coaBC gene encoding bifunctional phosphopantothenoylcysteine decarboxylase/phosphopantothenate--cysteine ligase CoaBC, which yields MFAGRNVVLCVTGGIAAYKAADLARRFYKAGARVDVVMTQAAAEFITPLTFQGLVHTPVALDMFQLLTDMEIGHVSLARRADVVVVAPATANTIAKLAWGFADNMVTATVLAAACPVVVAPAMNDGMWANLATQENVEKLRARGFIIVPPEVGLLAEGSIGRGRLAEPETIVGATRLALAQGGPLRGRRVLVTAGSTREPLDPVRFISNRSSGKMGYAIAQAALDLGADVTLISGPTHLTAPYGAQVVHVTTVADMRQALAQHVASSDVLVMAAAPVDYRAEAPKDRKVKKEETGEIWSVPLRRNPDLVAEVGRSRPAGLRVLVGFAAETEDLLANAEAKLRSKGLDLIAANDVSAPDAGFEVDTNRVTLLGADGSREDLPLMSKEDVARRIMEKVVAMLGQKD from the coding sequence TTGTTCGCGGGTAGGAATGTAGTGCTGTGTGTCACCGGCGGGATCGCCGCCTACAAAGCGGCTGATCTGGCTCGCCGCTTCTATAAGGCAGGGGCCCGCGTGGATGTGGTGATGACCCAGGCGGCAGCAGAGTTCATCACCCCGCTCACCTTCCAAGGGCTGGTGCACACGCCAGTGGCTCTGGACATGTTTCAGTTACTCACCGATATGGAGATAGGGCACGTGTCCCTGGCTAGGCGGGCAGATGTGGTGGTGGTGGCTCCGGCTACGGCGAACACCATCGCCAAGCTGGCATGGGGCTTCGCCGACAACATGGTCACCGCTACAGTGCTGGCTGCGGCCTGCCCAGTGGTGGTGGCTCCGGCCATGAACGACGGCATGTGGGCCAACTTAGCCACCCAGGAGAATGTGGAGAAGCTCAGAGCGCGCGGCTTCATCATCGTGCCCCCCGAAGTTGGCCTTCTGGCAGAAGGCTCCATTGGGCGGGGCCGGCTGGCCGAGCCCGAGACCATCGTCGGAGCGACCCGGCTGGCTCTGGCTCAGGGCGGTCCTCTCAGGGGACGGCGGGTCCTAGTGACTGCGGGCAGCACGCGCGAGCCGCTGGACCCGGTGCGCTTCATCAGCAACCGATCCTCGGGCAAGATGGGCTATGCCATAGCTCAAGCCGCGCTGGATCTGGGGGCAGACGTGACTCTGATCTCCGGACCGACGCACCTGACGGCTCCCTATGGGGCACAGGTGGTCCACGTGACCACGGTAGCTGACATGCGCCAGGCGCTGGCGCAGCACGTGGCAAGCAGCGATGTGTTGGTCATGGCGGCGGCGCCGGTGGACTACCGAGCGGAGGCGCCGAAGGACCGGAAGGTGAAGAAGGAGGAGACAGGAGAGATCTGGTCGGTGCCCCTGAGGCGCAACCCGGACCTGGTGGCGGAGGTAGGCCGTTCCCGGCCGGCAGGATTGCGGGTGCTGGTGGGATTTGCTGCCGAGACGGAAGATCTGTTGGCAAACGCCGAGGCCAAACTTCGGTCCAAGGGACTGGATCTCATCGCGGCCAATGACGTTTCTGCGCCTGACGCCGGTTTCGAGGTGGACACCAACCGGGTGACGCTCCTGGGGGCGGATGGTAGCCGCGAGGACCTGCCGCTGATGTCCAAGGAGGATGTGGCCCGGCGGATCATGGAAAAAGTGGTGGCGATGCTGGGTCAGAAGGACTGA
- a CDS encoding type III pantothenate kinase has translation MPLAGTLCVDVGNTNTVFGVIDNDGRVREQWRIATESSRMPDEYAVTILTLLHHAGVEAEDIEGMAISSVVPSLTTDFVRLGRRYLKTEALVVGPGIDTGLRVLYDDPRQVGADRIVNCVSVKERFGGPACVVDFGTATTFDALDREGNYLGGAIAPGIVIAAEALFARAARLVKVDIRRPPAAVGRNTEHSIQAGLLFGYVSLVEGLVARFRQELGEDMKVIGTGGLADVVAAETDVFDVVDPTLTLDGLYRIYRRNRGR, from the coding sequence ATGCCTCTGGCGGGCACGCTGTGTGTGGACGTAGGCAACACTAACACGGTGTTCGGCGTGATAGATAACGACGGCCGCGTGCGGGAGCAGTGGCGCATAGCGACCGAGTCGTCTCGCATGCCGGATGAGTACGCGGTAACCATCCTGACGCTGCTTCACCACGCCGGCGTGGAGGCCGAGGACATCGAGGGTATGGCGATCAGCAGCGTCGTCCCGTCCCTGACCACGGACTTCGTCCGGCTGGGGCGCCGGTATCTCAAGACGGAGGCTCTGGTGGTGGGCCCAGGCATCGACACCGGGTTACGGGTGTTGTACGACGACCCTAGACAGGTGGGTGCCGACCGGATCGTGAACTGCGTGTCGGTCAAGGAGCGATTCGGTGGGCCGGCGTGCGTGGTGGACTTTGGTACCGCTACCACCTTCGACGCCCTCGATCGGGAGGGGAACTACCTGGGTGGGGCGATCGCCCCGGGGATAGTGATCGCGGCCGAGGCCCTGTTCGCCCGGGCGGCTAGGCTGGTGAAGGTTGATATCAGGCGCCCTCCGGCGGCGGTGGGCCGCAACACCGAGCATAGCATCCAGGCGGGGCTGCTTTTCGGGTATGTCTCGCTGGTGGAGGGCCTGGTGGCCCGTTTCCGGCAGGAACTGGGCGAGGACATGAAGGTCATCGGCACTGGTGGTCTGGCGGACGTGGTAGCGGCGGAGACCGATGTCTTCGATGTGGTGGATCCCACTCTCACTCTGGATGGCCTCTACCGCATCTACCGGCGGAACCGAGGGAGGTAG
- a CDS encoding P1 family peptidase, producing the protein MVPSGKLTDIEGLLVGHWTDAQALTGCTVVLTEEPFVASGEVRGGAPGTRETDLLLPGRLVERVDAIVLSGGSAFGLGAADGVMRCLRERGRGFPTSVMPVPIVPAAIIFDLALGRPEWPRPEAGYNAASLAAVEFECGCVGAGTGASVGKFLGLDRATKSGVGTACLEGPRGLRVGALAVVNALGSVVDPESGQVVAGARGANGSFVPFRETNTPYLFGRPQAAGPENTVVAVVATNARLDRSGAWRMAQVAHDGIGLAVRPAHTIHDGDTVFCLATGEVTADITAVQAMAVQALAAAIIHGVLAATGAGGLPAARDLARAHGG; encoded by the coding sequence GTGGTACCGTCGGGCAAGCTAACAGACATCGAGGGCCTGCTAGTCGGCCACTGGACCGATGCCCAGGCCCTCACTGGGTGCACGGTGGTGCTGACCGAGGAGCCGTTTGTGGCCTCTGGCGAGGTGCGCGGCGGGGCGCCAGGCACCCGTGAGACGGACCTCCTGCTTCCCGGCCGGTTGGTGGAACGGGTGGATGCGATCGTGCTATCGGGCGGGAGTGCTTTCGGCCTGGGAGCAGCGGACGGAGTGATGCGTTGTCTGAGGGAGCGCGGCCGGGGGTTCCCGACGAGCGTAATGCCCGTTCCCATCGTCCCGGCTGCCATCATATTTGACCTGGCGCTGGGTAGGCCGGAGTGGCCCAGGCCAGAGGCCGGGTACAACGCCGCCTCGTTGGCAGCGGTGGAATTCGAGTGCGGCTGTGTGGGCGCGGGGACTGGGGCCAGCGTGGGGAAGTTCCTGGGCCTAGATCGGGCGACGAAGTCTGGTGTGGGGACCGCCTGCCTAGAAGGCCCACGGGGATTGCGGGTCGGAGCCCTGGCGGTGGTGAACGCTCTGGGGAGCGTGGTTGACCCAGAAAGCGGCCAGGTAGTGGCGGGAGCGCGGGGCGCCAATGGCAGCTTTGTCCCATTTCGCGAGACCAACACGCCCTACCTCTTCGGGCGTCCGCAAGCAGCCGGGCCAGAGAACACGGTGGTGGCTGTGGTGGCCACCAATGCCCGGCTCGATCGGTCCGGCGCCTGGCGCATGGCTCAGGTGGCCCACGACGGTATTGGGCTCGCCGTGCGTCCGGCCCACACTATCCACGACGGCGACACGGTCTTCTGCCTGGCCACGGGGGAGGTGACAGCGGACATCACCGCGGTGCAGGCAATGGCTGTCCAAGCACTGGCGGCTGCCATCATCCACGGCGTCCTGGCCGCCACCGGAGCCGGCGGCCTGCCCGCTGCTCGAGACTTGGCCCGAGCTCATGGCGGGTGA